The proteins below come from a single Seriola aureovittata isolate HTS-2021-v1 ecotype China chromosome 23, ASM2101889v1, whole genome shotgun sequence genomic window:
- the slc16a13 gene encoding monocarboxylate transporter 13 isoform X1, with translation MEIFMSRLLGKHVQCARSRRACARGRLPLFSVSTVELAAAAAHVDRTRCHLAVYHSEPGDCGPCAAPEEADRPSRAQADDSVFDMTKHKPKAESRSDEAEGPDGGWGWVLVGALFVSTSLVFGLMRSLGIFFVEFVQYFEESAQAISWISSTGLAAQQFFSPLGAALCNAYDTRVVVMTGGFLAGLGLILASQATSLVHLYLTMGVVSGLGWGLVFTPMVATVMAHFTRRRTLALGLAFSSIGISSFAFNPLFQLLVEMYAWRGALLILGGLSLNIVPCGALVRLKRRPKAPQKVDSESSSSCAAVLRRVSSYLELPLLFERPYLTYTAAITLLNVGYFVPYFHLVAHSRQVGFSEYQAAFVMSAAGATDILGRIASGWFADLGHFRLIHLLSLWTTLAGVFIMLLPVSSLSGSYAALMVISLLYGFCSGALTSLVFAVVPMIVGVERMMGALGLLQLIESVAGLLGTPLSGLLKDITGNYAASFMVAGSFLILGTLTMATLPHYFSCTEPPAPQRRSHDDKDKSYHSELAQINSSPSDTSHGGAQ, from the exons ATGGAGATTTTCATGTCAAGACTTCTTGGCAAACATGTCCAGTGTGCGCGTTCCCGTCGGGCTTGTGCACGCGGCCGGTTACCGCTCTTCTCAGTGAGTACTGTTgaacttgctgctgctgctgctcatgttGACAGGACCCGTTGTCATTTAGCTGTTTACCACAGTGAACCTGGAGACTGTGGACCATGTGCTGCTCCGGAGGAAGCTGACAGACCGAGCCGAGCCCAGGCTGACG ACTCTGTCTTCGACATGACCAAACACAAGCCCAAAGCAGAGAGCCGGAGTGATGAAGCGGAGGGTCCAGATGGAGGGTGGGGCTGGGTGCTGGTCGGCGCCCTGTTCGTCAGCACGAGCCTCGTGTTCGGGCTGATGCGCAGCCTGGGGATCTTCTTCGTGGAGTTTGTCCAGTACTTTGAGGAGAGCGCCCAGGCCATCTCCTGGATCTCTTCAACAGGCCTGGCAGCACAGCAGTTCTTTA gtcCTCTGGGTGCAGCGCTGTGTAATGCGTATGACAcccgggtggtggtgatgacgGGGGGCTTTCTCGCTGGACTCGGCCTCATACTCGCCTCGCAGGCCACCAGCCTTGTTCATCTCTACCTCACTATGGGTGTCGTTTCAG GTTTGGGCTGGGGACTGGTCTTCACTCCCATGGTGGCCACCGTCATGGCTCACTTCACGCGGCGCCGCACCCTGGCGTTGGGACTGGCGTTCTCCAGCATCGGCATTTCCTCCTTCGCTTTCAACCCGCTCTTCCAGCTTCTGGTGGAGATGTACGCCTGGCGGGGGGCCCTGCTGATTCTGGGGGGGCTCAGCCTCAACATTGTTCCCTGCGGGGCTCTCGTCCGCCTGAAGCGACGCCCTAAAGCCCCGCAAAAG GTGGATTCAGAGAGCAGCTCATCATGTGCTGCGGTGCTGCGACGAGTCTCCTCCTACCTGGAGCTGCCGCTGCTCTTCGAGAGGCCTTATCTCACCTACACCGCAGCCATCACTCTTCTTAATGTCGGCTACTTCGTTCCATATTTCCACCTGGTGGCCCACAGCCGCCAAGTCGGCTTCTCAGAATACCAAGCTGCTTTTGTCATGTCCGCCGCCGGAGCTACAGACATTTTGGGCCGCATAGCGTCAGGCTGGTTCGCTGACCTGGGACACTTCCGGCTGATCCACTTGCTGAGCTTGTGGACAACCCTGGCGGGAGTGTTCATCATGCTGCTGCCTGTGAGCTCTTTGTCTGGTTCTTATGCTGCACTGATGGTGATCAGCCTCCTCTACGGCTTCTGCTCTGGCGCTTTGACCTCTTTGGTTTTCGCGGTGGTGCCCATGATTGTGGGCGTGGAGCGCATGATGGGTGCCCTCgggctgctgcagctcatcGAGAGCGTCGCAGGACTGCTGGGGACACCTCTGTCAG GGTTGCTCAAGGACATCACAGGCAACTACGCGGCCTCCTTCATGGTAGCGGGCAGTTTCCTCATTCTCGGTACTTTGACCATGGCCACTCTTCCCCACTACTTCTCCTGCACAGAACCACCAGCTCCTCAAAGACGTTCCCATGACGACAAAGATAAGAGTTACCATTCAGAGCTGGCACAGATCAATAGTTCGCCTTCTGACACGAGTCATGGAGGAGCTCAATGA
- the slc16a13 gene encoding monocarboxylate transporter 13 isoform X2 encodes MTKHKPKAESRSDEAEGPDGGWGWVLVGALFVSTSLVFGLMRSLGIFFVEFVQYFEESAQAISWISSTGLAAQQFFSPLGAALCNAYDTRVVVMTGGFLAGLGLILASQATSLVHLYLTMGVVSGLGWGLVFTPMVATVMAHFTRRRTLALGLAFSSIGISSFAFNPLFQLLVEMYAWRGALLILGGLSLNIVPCGALVRLKRRPKAPQKVDSESSSSCAAVLRRVSSYLELPLLFERPYLTYTAAITLLNVGYFVPYFHLVAHSRQVGFSEYQAAFVMSAAGATDILGRIASGWFADLGHFRLIHLLSLWTTLAGVFIMLLPVSSLSGSYAALMVISLLYGFCSGALTSLVFAVVPMIVGVERMMGALGLLQLIESVAGLLGTPLSGLLKDITGNYAASFMVAGSFLILGTLTMATLPHYFSCTEPPAPQRRSHDDKDKSYHSELAQINSSPSDTSHGGAQ; translated from the exons ATGACCAAACACAAGCCCAAAGCAGAGAGCCGGAGTGATGAAGCGGAGGGTCCAGATGGAGGGTGGGGCTGGGTGCTGGTCGGCGCCCTGTTCGTCAGCACGAGCCTCGTGTTCGGGCTGATGCGCAGCCTGGGGATCTTCTTCGTGGAGTTTGTCCAGTACTTTGAGGAGAGCGCCCAGGCCATCTCCTGGATCTCTTCAACAGGCCTGGCAGCACAGCAGTTCTTTA gtcCTCTGGGTGCAGCGCTGTGTAATGCGTATGACAcccgggtggtggtgatgacgGGGGGCTTTCTCGCTGGACTCGGCCTCATACTCGCCTCGCAGGCCACCAGCCTTGTTCATCTCTACCTCACTATGGGTGTCGTTTCAG GTTTGGGCTGGGGACTGGTCTTCACTCCCATGGTGGCCACCGTCATGGCTCACTTCACGCGGCGCCGCACCCTGGCGTTGGGACTGGCGTTCTCCAGCATCGGCATTTCCTCCTTCGCTTTCAACCCGCTCTTCCAGCTTCTGGTGGAGATGTACGCCTGGCGGGGGGCCCTGCTGATTCTGGGGGGGCTCAGCCTCAACATTGTTCCCTGCGGGGCTCTCGTCCGCCTGAAGCGACGCCCTAAAGCCCCGCAAAAG GTGGATTCAGAGAGCAGCTCATCATGTGCTGCGGTGCTGCGACGAGTCTCCTCCTACCTGGAGCTGCCGCTGCTCTTCGAGAGGCCTTATCTCACCTACACCGCAGCCATCACTCTTCTTAATGTCGGCTACTTCGTTCCATATTTCCACCTGGTGGCCCACAGCCGCCAAGTCGGCTTCTCAGAATACCAAGCTGCTTTTGTCATGTCCGCCGCCGGAGCTACAGACATTTTGGGCCGCATAGCGTCAGGCTGGTTCGCTGACCTGGGACACTTCCGGCTGATCCACTTGCTGAGCTTGTGGACAACCCTGGCGGGAGTGTTCATCATGCTGCTGCCTGTGAGCTCTTTGTCTGGTTCTTATGCTGCACTGATGGTGATCAGCCTCCTCTACGGCTTCTGCTCTGGCGCTTTGACCTCTTTGGTTTTCGCGGTGGTGCCCATGATTGTGGGCGTGGAGCGCATGATGGGTGCCCTCgggctgctgcagctcatcGAGAGCGTCGCAGGACTGCTGGGGACACCTCTGTCAG GGTTGCTCAAGGACATCACAGGCAACTACGCGGCCTCCTTCATGGTAGCGGGCAGTTTCCTCATTCTCGGTACTTTGACCATGGCCACTCTTCCCCACTACTTCTCCTGCACAGAACCACCAGCTCCTCAAAGACGTTCCCATGACGACAAAGATAAGAGTTACCATTCAGAGCTGGCACAGATCAATAGTTCGCCTTCTGACACGAGTCATGGAGGAGCTCAATGA